Below is a genomic region from Xylophilus sp. GW821-FHT01B05.
GCTCCACGCCGCACACGCGCATCGACGCGGGCCTGGGCCAGATCAACCTCGGCTACCACCAACAGCGCTACGCCAGCGCGTGCGACCTGCTGGACCCGTACCGCAACCTCGCCATCGCCGCCGAGATCCTGCGCGAGCAGCACACCCCCGGCGAGGACTGGTTGCTGGCAATCGGCCGCTACCACCGTCCTGCGGGGGGCGAGCCCGCCGCCCGCTATCGCCGCAGCGTGTCGCGCCACCTTGCCCGCGTGCAGGGCGCGCGCCCAACCGTCGCGGTCCTCGCCGCGCGCCAGGAGACATCCCCATGACGAAATCCCATCTGGCCCATTTCTCGGTGAAGGGCCTGCTCGTGCTGCTGGCGGGTCTGCCGCTGGCCTCGCATGCCGGCGAGCCGCTGATCGTGGTCGAAGACCGCGGCGGCGCGTCGGCGCTGCCGTACTACGAAGCCCTGAACCTCCAGCCGCGCGCCAACGCGCCGGCCCGGCCGCCGATCCCGACGCCCCAGGTTCCCGCCACGCCGGCAGACGAGGCCGCGATGCTGCCGGTACGCAGCGCCAAGCTCACGCCCGGCGCCGTCGCGCGGCGGGTCATCGAGGCTCCGGGTCTGCGACCTTTCGTGGTCGTCGGCGACGACGAAACTTCCCGGGCCTGGCTGCGCCGCCAGGCGGCAGCGCTGCGCGAGCGCGGCGCGGTCGGCTTGGTGGTCAACGTCGAGACCGTGCAGGGCCTGGAGCGGCTGCGCGCCCTGGTGCCTGGCGTGCCCCTCGCGCCCGTGTCCGGCGACGACCTGGCTGAGCGTCTGGGCCTGCGGCACTACCCGGCGCTGATCACGGCCACCGGCATCGAGCAATGAACCCATGTCGGGGAAACAGCCGGTCGAGGTTCTGCTTCGCCCAGCGGTGGAGCTATATACCGTCGCGGCGTGTGCAGGCGCCGCGTTTCTGTCCCTGGTGGCCCCGTGGTCGCTCGCGCTGAGCCCCGCCATGGGCGTCGGCAGCGCGCTGGCCTTCGGTGGCTACGGTGTGATCCGCTACCGTGATGCCCGCGTCATCCTGCGCTACCGGCTCAACATCCGCAGGTTGCCTCGGTACGTGATGACCAGCAAGGACGTGCCGGTCAGCCAGCAGCGGCTGTTCGTGGGGCGCGGGTTCCTGTGGGAACAGAAGCACACCCATAGGCTCATGCAGACGTACCGGCCGGAGTTTCGGCGCTACGTCGAGCCGACGCCGGCCTATCGGCTGGCCCGGCGTCTGGAGGAACGGCTGGAGTTCGCGCCGTTCCCGCTGTCCCGGCTGTCGAAACTCACCGGCTGGGACGTGCCTTGCAACCCGGTGCGGCCGCTGCCGCCCGTGGGCGGCCTGCCGCGCCTGCACGGCATCGAACCCGAGGAGGTGGACGTCAGCCTGCCGCTGGGCGAGCGTGTCGGGCACTCGCTGGTACTGGGCACCACGCGCGTGGGCAAGACCCGGTTGGCTGAGTTGTTCGTGACGCAGGACATCCGGCGCAAGAACGCCGCAGGCGAGCATGAGGTCGTGATCGTCATCGACCCTAAAGGAGATGCCGATCTCCTGAAGCGGATGTATGTCGAGGCCAAGCGGGCGGGCCGCGAAGGCGAGTTCTATGTCTTCCATTTGGGCTGGCCGGACATTTCCGCGCGCTACAACGCCGTAGGCCGCTTCGGTCGCATCTCGGAAGTCGCCACCCGCATCGCGGGCCAGCTCTCCGGCGAAGGCAACAGCGCAGCCTTCAGGGAGTTCGCGTGGCGTTTCGTCAACATCATCGCCCGCGCCCTGGTGGAACTGGGTCAGCGCCCGGACTACATGCTGATCCAGCGGCACGTCATCAACATCGACGCGCTGTTCATCGAGTACGCCCAGCACTACTTCGCCAAGACCGAGCCCAAGGCCTGGGAGGTGATCGTTCAGATCGAGGCCAAGCTCAACGAGAAGAACATTCCGCGCAACATGATCGGGCGAGAGAAGCGCGTCGTCGCGCTGGAGCAGTACCTCTCCCAGGCCCGCAACTACGACCCGGTGCTGGACGGCCTGCGCTCTGCCGTCCGCTACGACAAGACGTACTTCGACAAGATCGTCGCCAGCCTGCTGCCGCTGCTGGAGAAGCTCACCAGCGGGAAGATTTCCCAGCTTCTGGCCCCGAACTATTCCGACCTGGCCGACCCGCGCCCGATCTTCGATTGGATGCAGGTCATCCGAAAGCGCGCCGTCGTCTATGTGGGCCTGGACGCGCTGTCCGACGCCGAGGTCGCCGCAGCGGTCGGCAATTCCATGTTCTCTGACCTGGTTTCGGTCGCAGGCCACATCTACAAGCACGGGATTGACGATGGCTTG
It encodes:
- a CDS encoding integrating conjugative element protein — encoded protein: MTKSHLAHFSVKGLLVLLAGLPLASHAGEPLIVVEDRGGASALPYYEALNLQPRANAPARPPIPTPQVPATPADEAAMLPVRSAKLTPGAVARRVIEAPGLRPFVVVGDDETSRAWLRRQAAALRERGAVGLVVNVETVQGLERLRALVPGVPLAPVSGDDLAERLGLRHYPALITATGIEQ
- the traD gene encoding type IV conjugative transfer system coupling protein TraD, with the translated sequence MSGKQPVEVLLRPAVELYTVAACAGAAFLSLVAPWSLALSPAMGVGSALAFGGYGVIRYRDARVILRYRLNIRRLPRYVMTSKDVPVSQQRLFVGRGFLWEQKHTHRLMQTYRPEFRRYVEPTPAYRLARRLEERLEFAPFPLSRLSKLTGWDVPCNPVRPLPPVGGLPRLHGIEPEEVDVSLPLGERVGHSLVLGTTRVGKTRLAELFVTQDIRRKNAAGEHEVVIVIDPKGDADLLKRMYVEAKRAGREGEFYVFHLGWPDISARYNAVGRFGRISEVATRIAGQLSGEGNSAAFREFAWRFVNIIARALVELGQRPDYMLIQRHVINIDALFIEYAQHYFAKTEPKAWEVIVQIEAKLNEKNIPRNMIGREKRVVALEQYLSQARNYDPVLDGLRSAVRYDKTYFDKIVASLLPLLEKLTSGKISQLLAPNYSDLADPRPIFDWMQVIRKRAVVYVGLDALSDAEVAAAVGNSMFSDLVSVAGHIYKHGIDDGLPGASAGARVPINVHADEFNELMGDEFIPLINKGGGAGLQVTAYTQTLSDIEARIGNRAKAGQVIGNFNNLFMLRVRETATAELLTRQLPKVEVYTTTIVSGATDSSDIRGATDFTSNTQDRISMSSVPMIEPSHVVALPKGQCFALLQGGQLWKVRMPLPATDPDEVMPQDLQQLAGYMRQSYSEATQWWEFTSSPALQDGALPDDLLDDAAAAEPGPVATDDSAGNEASQ
- a CDS encoding transglycosylase SLT domain-containing protein, giving the protein MAAPAIAAPLRALVLTAGLCACVAQAQEVPPPAYQLAAQRAGIPSTVLYAVALQESGIRRNGRIVPWPWSLNVAGQSRRYATRADACAGLQQVMRSTPHTRIDAGLGQINLGYHQQRYASACDLLDPYRNLAIAAEILREQHTPGEDWLLAIGRYHRPAGGEPAARYRRSVSRHLARVQGARPTVAVLAARQETSP